The proteins below come from a single Agrococcus beijingensis genomic window:
- a CDS encoding PadR family transcriptional regulator: MTPVFGHGALRLYLLSLLAEAPRHGYELMQSLEQRFGGTYSPSAGTIYPRLAKLEEEGLLTKSVDGRKTTYTITDAGRAELAAREGELRDLEGEITDSVRRMASDVRAGVKSAMQALRADLAAADRGARSAPSAPRADDGWRAEASDPLLSNPWPGPREHREEPMPEPHAAARAQDGADASHPAVKIAARLAVHDVDLALGEFRTQLRSAVRAGHGDRMTSEKASLVRRELEAALLRIKSQL, from the coding sequence ATGACCCCCGTCTTCGGCCACGGGGCGCTGCGCCTCTACCTGCTGAGCCTGCTCGCCGAGGCGCCGCGCCACGGCTACGAGCTGATGCAGTCGCTCGAGCAGCGCTTCGGCGGCACGTACTCGCCCAGCGCCGGCACCATCTACCCGCGGCTGGCGAAGCTCGAGGAGGAGGGGCTGCTGACCAAGTCGGTCGACGGCCGCAAGACCACCTACACGATCACCGACGCGGGTCGGGCCGAGCTGGCGGCGCGGGAGGGGGAGCTGCGCGACCTCGAGGGCGAGATCACCGATTCGGTGCGCCGCATGGCGTCCGACGTGCGCGCCGGCGTGAAGTCGGCGATGCAGGCGCTGCGCGCCGATCTGGCGGCGGCCGATCGCGGCGCCCGAAGCGCGCCGAGCGCACCGCGGGCTGACGACGGGTGGCGGGCCGAGGCATCCGACCCCCTGCTGTCGAACCCGTGGCCGGGGCCGCGGGAGCACCGCGAGGAGCCGATGCCGGAGCCGCACGCGGCGGCGCGGGCACAGGATGGGGCGGATGCGTCGCACCCGGCCGTGAAGATCGCGGCACGGCTCGCGGTCCACGACGTCGACCTGGCGCTGGGCGAGTTCCGCACGCAGCTGCGGTCGGCCGTGCGCGCGGGGCACGGCGACCGCATGACGAGCGAGAAGGCGAGCCTCGTGCGGCGCGAGCTGGAGGCGGCGCTGCTGCGCATCAAGAGCCAGCTCTGA
- a CDS encoding SURF1 family cytochrome oxidase biogenesis protein, which translates to MTSTAPTFKDVATRPRWIGVLALCILVAGVFALLGQWQIERAVEQGQSDQRDTETAVPLESVAEPVSTLTTEAGGRMVSFTGTWVADDFDTLAGRKQHDAVGTWVIGRALVEQPAGEPASLPVAIAWFADAGEAEALVDELRTADATQDLVARLMPTEAPTMGDLRGDTREAMSVAALINEWQEWNGLVYGSYAILDEPSAAASAALDGAGEPIVSAPPEVDAQLNVLNIFYAIEWIAFMLFAFYLWYRLVKDAHEREIEAVEDAQAEAAAAAAGSGESVRR; encoded by the coding sequence ATGACGAGCACCGCCCCCACCTTCAAGGATGTCGCCACCCGACCCCGGTGGATCGGCGTGCTCGCGCTCTGCATCCTGGTCGCGGGCGTCTTCGCGCTGCTCGGCCAGTGGCAGATCGAGCGGGCCGTCGAGCAGGGGCAGAGCGACCAGCGCGACACCGAGACCGCAGTGCCGCTCGAGTCGGTCGCCGAGCCGGTGTCGACGCTCACCACCGAGGCGGGCGGCCGCATGGTCTCGTTCACCGGCACGTGGGTGGCCGACGACTTCGACACCCTCGCGGGCCGCAAGCAGCACGACGCGGTCGGCACCTGGGTGATCGGCCGCGCGCTCGTCGAGCAGCCGGCGGGCGAGCCCGCCTCGCTGCCGGTGGCGATCGCGTGGTTCGCCGACGCGGGCGAGGCCGAGGCGCTGGTCGACGAGCTCAGGACGGCGGATGCGACCCAAGACCTGGTCGCGCGCCTGATGCCCACCGAGGCGCCCACCATGGGCGACCTCCGCGGCGACACCCGCGAGGCGATGAGCGTCGCGGCGCTCATCAACGAGTGGCAGGAGTGGAACGGCCTGGTCTACGGGTCGTACGCGATCCTCGACGAGCCGTCGGCAGCCGCATCCGCTGCCCTCGACGGTGCCGGGGAGCCGATCGTGTCGGCCCCGCCCGAGGTCGACGCGCAGCTCAACGTGCTGAACATCTTCTACGCGATCGAATGGATCGCCTTCATGCTGTTCGCCTTCTACCTCTGGTACCGGCTCGTGAAGGACGCGCACGAGCGCGAGATCGAGGCCGTCGAGGACGCCCAGGCAGAGGCGGCAGCCGCTGCGGCCGGCAGCGGCGAATCGGTGCGCCGGTAG
- a CDS encoding GuaB3 family IMP dehydrogenase-related protein yields the protein MTEIEIGRSKRARMGYGFDDISIVPSRRTRDSDLVSLGWQIDAFKFEIPVMGAPTDSVTSPATAIALGRAGGVGVLNLEGVWTRYDDPEPLLAEIAGLPADLATSRMREIYAAPIKPELIRDRLAQIRDAGVVVSGSLSPQAVQEHYETVLAAGVDLMVIRGATVSAEHVSAEAGSPLNLKRFIYELDVPVVVGGVVTYTAALHLMRTGAAGVLVGFGGGAASTSEKVLGVAAPMATAVSDVAAARRDYLDESGGRYVHVIADGSLGTSGQVVKALACGADSVMLGTALARATDAPGRGWHWGPEAHNQKLPRGNRVQVAQVGPLDVVLNGPSPTADGTANIMGALRKAMSTTGYKDLKEFQRIDVVVEATPPR from the coding sequence GTGACGGAGATCGAGATCGGCCGCAGCAAGCGCGCCCGCATGGGGTACGGGTTCGACGACATCAGCATCGTCCCCTCCCGACGCACGCGCGACAGCGATCTGGTCTCGCTCGGCTGGCAGATCGACGCCTTCAAGTTCGAGATCCCGGTGATGGGCGCGCCGACCGACTCGGTGACGAGCCCGGCGACGGCGATCGCGCTCGGCAGGGCCGGCGGCGTCGGCGTGCTCAACCTCGAGGGCGTCTGGACGCGCTACGACGACCCCGAGCCGCTGCTCGCCGAGATCGCGGGCCTCCCCGCCGACCTGGCGACCAGCCGCATGCGCGAGATCTACGCGGCGCCCATCAAGCCCGAGCTGATCCGCGACCGGCTGGCGCAGATCCGCGACGCGGGCGTGGTCGTCTCGGGCAGCCTGAGCCCGCAGGCCGTGCAGGAGCACTACGAGACGGTGCTCGCCGCGGGCGTCGACCTGATGGTGATCCGCGGCGCGACCGTGAGCGCCGAGCACGTCTCGGCCGAGGCCGGCTCGCCCCTCAACCTGAAGCGGTTCATCTACGAGCTCGACGTGCCCGTCGTGGTCGGCGGCGTCGTGACCTACACGGCCGCGCTGCACCTCATGCGCACGGGCGCCGCAGGCGTGCTCGTCGGCTTCGGCGGCGGTGCCGCATCGACGAGCGAGAAGGTGCTCGGCGTCGCGGCCCCGATGGCGACCGCGGTGAGCGACGTCGCCGCCGCCCGGCGCGACTACCTCGACGAGTCGGGCGGCCGCTACGTGCACGTCATCGCCGACGGCTCGCTCGGCACGTCGGGCCAGGTCGTCAAGGCGCTCGCCTGCGGCGCCGACAGCGTGATGCTCGGCACCGCGCTCGCGCGCGCGACGGATGCTCCCGGTCGCGGCTGGCACTGGGGCCCGGAGGCGCACAACCAGAAGCTGCCGCGCGGCAACCGCGTGCAGGTCGCCCAGGTCGGGCCGCTCGACGTGGTGCTGAACGGCCCGTCGCCGACCGCCGACGGCACCGCCAACATCATGGGCGCGCTGCGCAAGGCGATGTCGACCACCGGATACAAGGATCTCAAGGAGTTCCAGCGCATCGACGTCGTCGTGGAGGCGACGCCGCCGCGCTGA
- the guaA gene encoding glutamine-hydrolyzing GMP synthase, which translates to MSDTAQRPVLVVDFGAQYAQLIARRVREADVYSEIVPSTITAEEVRAKDPAAIVLSGGPSSVYAEGAPRLDEDILELGVPTFGICYGFQVMAAQLGGTVAKTGNREYGSTAMTVDGGGALLNGQPDAQTVWMSHGDSVAQAPEGFTVLASTVDTPVAAFENRERRMAGVQWHPEVKHSEHGQRVLESFLHDIAGLPGDWDSGSIIEEQVARIREQVGTDRVICGLSGGVDSAVAAALVHEAIGDQLVCIFVDHGLLRQDEREQVEQDYVASTGVRLVTVDARERFMAALAGVTDPEEKRKIIGREFIRAFEQAERDLAAEAAADGEPIRWLVQGTLYPDVVESGGGSGTANIKSHHNVGGLPDDLQFRLIEPLRALFKDEVRAIGRELGLPEVIVGRQPFPGPGLGIRIIGEVTEERLDTLRRADAIARAELSAAGLDDEIWQCPVVLLADVRSVGVQGDGRTYGHPIVLRPVSSEDAMTADWTRLPYDVLAKISNRITNEVPEVNRVVLDVTSKPPGTIEWE; encoded by the coding sequence ATGTCCGACACCGCTCAGCGGCCCGTGCTCGTGGTCGACTTCGGCGCCCAGTACGCGCAGCTCATCGCGCGCCGCGTGCGCGAGGCCGACGTGTACAGCGAGATCGTGCCCTCGACGATCACCGCCGAGGAGGTGCGCGCCAAGGATCCCGCGGCGATCGTGCTCTCCGGCGGCCCGTCGAGCGTCTACGCCGAGGGCGCGCCACGGCTCGACGAGGACATCCTCGAGCTCGGAGTGCCGACGTTCGGCATCTGCTACGGCTTCCAGGTGATGGCGGCGCAGCTCGGCGGCACCGTCGCGAAGACCGGCAACCGCGAGTACGGCTCGACGGCGATGACGGTCGACGGCGGCGGTGCGCTGCTGAACGGCCAGCCCGACGCGCAGACGGTGTGGATGAGTCACGGCGACTCGGTCGCGCAGGCTCCGGAGGGGTTCACGGTGCTGGCGAGCACCGTCGACACCCCGGTCGCCGCGTTCGAGAATCGGGAGCGGCGGATGGCCGGAGTGCAGTGGCACCCGGAGGTCAAGCACTCCGAGCACGGGCAGCGCGTGCTCGAGTCGTTCCTGCACGACATCGCGGGCCTGCCGGGCGACTGGGACTCGGGCTCGATCATCGAGGAGCAGGTCGCGCGCATACGCGAGCAGGTCGGCACCGACCGCGTCATCTGCGGCCTCTCGGGCGGCGTCGACTCGGCCGTCGCGGCCGCGCTCGTGCACGAGGCGATCGGCGACCAGCTGGTCTGCATCTTCGTCGACCACGGCCTGCTGCGGCAGGACGAGCGCGAGCAGGTCGAGCAGGACTACGTCGCCTCCACCGGCGTGCGGCTCGTGACCGTGGATGCGCGCGAGCGCTTCATGGCGGCGCTCGCCGGGGTGACCGACCCCGAGGAGAAGCGCAAGATCATCGGGCGCGAGTTCATCCGCGCCTTCGAGCAGGCCGAGCGCGACCTGGCCGCCGAGGCCGCGGCCGACGGCGAGCCGATCCGCTGGCTCGTGCAGGGCACGCTCTACCCCGACGTGGTCGAGTCGGGCGGCGGCAGCGGCACCGCCAACATCAAGAGCCACCACAACGTCGGCGGCCTGCCCGACGACCTGCAGTTCCGGCTCATCGAGCCGCTGCGGGCGCTGTTCAAGGACGAGGTGCGCGCCATCGGCCGCGAGCTCGGCCTGCCCGAGGTGATCGTCGGCCGCCAGCCCTTCCCCGGCCCCGGCCTCGGCATCCGCATCATCGGCGAGGTCACCGAGGAGCGGCTCGACACGCTGCGGCGGGCGGATGCGATCGCTCGCGCCGAGCTGTCGGCCGCCGGTCTCGACGACGAGATCTGGCAGTGCCCGGTGGTGCTGCTCGCCGACGTGCGCTCGGTGGGCGTGCAGGGCGATGGCCGCACCTACGGGCACCCGATCGTGCTGCGGCCCGTCTCGTCGGAGGACGCGATGACCGCCGACTGGACGCGCCTGCCCTACGACGTGCTCGCGAAGATCTCGAACCGCATCACCAACGAGGTGCCCGAGGTGAACCGGGTCGTGCTCGACGTGACGTCGAAGCCGCCGGGGACCATCGAGTGGG
- a CDS encoding DUF3817 domain-containing protein — protein sequence MPRPIEQLPQIRSAIGFYRVMSWVTGIFLLLLVTEMVLKYSPTHVEVFAGGSGGPLSLQAVVPAAGCQWFSMFVPGGMGCEIASLGDGFNISLAILIVHGWIYVVYLVAAFRLWSLLRWPFPRLLAMAAGGVVPFLSFFVERRMHRTAVGDLARLEAEKASRAEASAVSAPQEA from the coding sequence GTGCCGCGCCCTATCGAACAGCTCCCGCAGATCCGCTCCGCCATCGGCTTCTACCGCGTGATGTCGTGGGTGACGGGCATCTTCCTGCTCCTGCTCGTGACCGAGATGGTGCTGAAGTACTCGCCCACCCACGTCGAGGTCTTCGCTGGCGGCTCCGGCGGCCCGCTGTCGCTGCAGGCCGTCGTGCCCGCGGCCGGCTGCCAGTGGTTCTCGATGTTCGTGCCCGGCGGCATGGGCTGCGAGATCGCCTCGCTCGGCGACGGCTTCAACATCTCGCTCGCGATCCTGATCGTGCACGGCTGGATCTACGTGGTCTACCTGGTCGCAGCCTTCCGGCTCTGGAGCCTGCTGCGCTGGCCGTTCCCGCGCCTGCTGGCGATGGCCGCCGGCGGCGTCGTGCCGTTCCTGTCGTTCTTCGTCGAGCGCCGGATGCACCGCACGGCCGTGGGCGACCTCGCGCGGCTCGAGGCCGAGAAGGCCAGCCGCGCCGAGGCATCCGCAGTTTCCGCCCCCCAGGAGGCCTGA
- the guaB gene encoding IMP dehydrogenase yields the protein MEMRNPFGPIGLTYDDVMLLPGRTDVIPSEADTGTRLSRRIRLAIPLVSSAMDTVTEDRMAIAMARQGGIGIVHRNLAIADQAAIVDRVKRSESGMVTDPLTTHADATIEEVDRVCGEFKVSGLPVVDEANVLVGIVTNRDMRFVPREEFATTLVRDIMTPAPLKTAPVGISREDAFAIFEQTKLEKLPLVDEQGKLGGLITVKDFDKVEQYPNSTKDPQGRLRVGAAIGFFGDAFDRAVALAEVGVDVIVVDTANGESQGVLDMVAKLKGDARFAGVDIIGGNVATYEGAAALIAAGVDAVKVGVGPGSICTTRVVSGVGVPQVSAIYDAARAAHDAGTDIPIIADGGLQYSGDIAKALVAGGSSVMLGSLLAGTNESPGDLVLVNGKQFKSYRGMGSLGAMQTRGKKTSYSRDRYFQADVPSDEQLIAEGIEGQVPYRGALGTVAYQLVGGLRQSMFYTGARTIDELKEKGRFVQITAAGLKESHPHDIQMVVEAPNYRR from the coding sequence ATGGAGATGCGCAACCCCTTCGGCCCGATCGGCCTGACCTACGACGACGTCATGCTGCTCCCGGGCCGCACCGATGTCATCCCCTCCGAGGCCGACACGGGCACGCGACTGTCGCGACGCATCCGTCTCGCCATCCCGCTCGTGTCGAGCGCGATGGACACCGTCACCGAAGACCGGATGGCGATCGCCATGGCGCGCCAGGGCGGCATCGGCATCGTGCACCGCAACCTCGCGATCGCCGATCAGGCGGCCATCGTCGACCGCGTGAAGCGCTCCGAGTCGGGCATGGTCACCGACCCGCTCACGACGCACGCCGACGCCACCATCGAAGAGGTCGATCGCGTCTGCGGCGAGTTCAAGGTGTCGGGGCTGCCCGTCGTCGACGAGGCCAACGTGCTCGTGGGCATCGTCACCAACCGCGACATGCGCTTCGTGCCGCGCGAGGAGTTCGCGACCACGCTGGTGCGCGACATCATGACGCCCGCGCCGCTGAAGACCGCGCCCGTCGGCATCTCGCGCGAGGACGCCTTCGCGATCTTCGAGCAGACGAAGCTCGAGAAGCTGCCGCTCGTCGACGAGCAGGGCAAGCTCGGCGGGCTCATCACCGTCAAGGACTTCGACAAGGTCGAGCAGTACCCGAACTCGACGAAGGACCCGCAGGGCCGCCTGCGCGTCGGCGCGGCGATCGGCTTCTTCGGCGACGCGTTCGACCGGGCCGTGGCGCTCGCGGAGGTCGGCGTCGACGTGATCGTCGTCGACACCGCCAACGGCGAGAGCCAGGGCGTGCTCGACATGGTCGCGAAGCTCAAGGGCGACGCGCGCTTCGCTGGCGTCGACATCATCGGCGGCAACGTCGCCACCTATGAGGGCGCCGCCGCCCTCATCGCCGCGGGCGTCGACGCCGTCAAGGTGGGCGTCGGGCCGGGCTCCATCTGCACCACCCGTGTCGTCTCCGGCGTGGGCGTGCCGCAGGTCTCGGCCATCTACGACGCCGCGCGCGCCGCGCACGACGCCGGCACCGACATCCCGATCATCGCCGACGGCGGCCTGCAGTACTCGGGCGACATCGCCAAGGCGCTCGTCGCCGGCGGCTCGTCGGTCATGCTCGGCTCGCTGCTCGCCGGCACGAACGAGAGCCCGGGCGATCTCGTGCTCGTCAACGGCAAGCAGTTCAAGTCGTACCGCGGCATGGGCTCGCTCGGCGCGATGCAGACGCGCGGCAAGAAGACCTCCTACTCGCGCGACCGCTACTTCCAGGCCGACGTGCCCAGCGACGAGCAGCTGATCGCCGAGGGCATCGAGGGCCAGGTGCCCTACCGCGGCGCGCTCGGCACCGTCGCCTACCAGCTGGTCGGGGGGCTGCGGCAGTCGATGTTCTACACCGGCGCGCGCACGATCGACGAGCTGAAGGAGAAGGGCCGCTTCGTGCAGATCACCGCGGCCGGCCTCAAGGAGTCGCACCCCCATGACATCCAGATGGTGGTGGAGGCCCCGAACTACCGCCGCTGA
- a CDS encoding DUF4097 family beta strand repeat-containing protein: MEQQFDSGDTRPRSASGAAASGADTITEQWTIRDGESRVIDIDAVRALRVGIVGGSVDIVGHDEPAARVEVHRVEGRDLTVTLEQGRLSISHPKVSWDDVWESVKALVGVRAKVELSILVPRETVLSLGQVNASALVSGLGGKATLSTVSGGMQVEAHHGDLELNTVSGDLEVSGGAGRLAVHGVSSDITASGRFDEIGIDTVSGEVLLDVHGSPRSISVNSVSADVTTRLDAGQAVRATTRTVSGKGTIVGRSLPRRGGSEAVDGTNAFNLQANTVSGDVTVVRRDA, encoded by the coding sequence ATGGAGCAGCAGTTCGACAGCGGCGACACCAGGCCGCGCAGCGCATCCGGTGCGGCGGCATCGGGCGCCGACACCATCACCGAGCAGTGGACCATCCGCGACGGCGAGAGCCGCGTGATCGACATCGATGCCGTGCGGGCGCTCCGCGTCGGCATCGTCGGCGGCAGCGTCGACATCGTCGGGCACGACGAGCCGGCCGCCCGCGTCGAGGTGCACCGCGTCGAGGGCCGCGACCTCACGGTCACGCTCGAGCAGGGGCGCCTCTCGATCTCGCACCCGAAGGTGAGCTGGGACGACGTGTGGGAGTCGGTGAAGGCCCTGGTCGGCGTGCGCGCCAAGGTCGAGCTGAGCATCCTCGTGCCTCGCGAGACGGTGCTGTCGCTGGGCCAGGTCAACGCATCCGCCCTGGTCAGCGGCCTCGGCGGCAAGGCCACGCTGAGCACCGTGTCGGGCGGCATGCAGGTCGAGGCGCACCACGGCGACCTCGAGCTCAACACCGTCTCGGGCGACCTCGAGGTGAGCGGCGGCGCCGGCCGGCTCGCCGTGCACGGCGTCTCCTCCGACATCACCGCCTCCGGCCGCTTCGACGAGATCGGCATCGACACCGTCAGCGGCGAGGTGCTGCTCGACGTGCACGGCTCGCCGCGCAGCATCTCGGTCAACTCGGTCTCGGCCGATGTCACGACCCGGCTCGACGCCGGCCAGGCGGTGCGCGCCACCACCCGCACCGTCTCGGGCAAGGGCACGATCGTCGGCCGCTCGCTGCCGCGGCGCGGCGGCAGCGAGGCCGTCGACGGCACGAACGCCTTCAACCTGCAGGCCAACACCGTCTCGGGCGACGTGACCGTCGTGCGGAGGGACGCATGA
- a CDS encoding glycerol-3-phosphate dehydrogenase/oxidase, with protein MSETTNSVSRSRKLGPEERAAALRSMREREVDVLVIGGGIVGTGAALDAVTRGLRVGLIEARDFASGTSSRSSKLIHGGIRYLEQMNFGLVREALIERGLLLQRIAPHLAKPVRFLYPLDKPLVERAYIGAGMALYDLFSYTGFMKPGVPIHRHLTKKQVLKQIPSLDPDAFVGGLTYYDAQVDDARYVAELARTASFYGAHVASRVRAEGFLKVGERVVGVQAHDYETGEQFEIRAKQVVNATGVWTGETQAMVGERGEFKVRASKGVHLVVPRDRFHSEMGMILRTEKSVLFVIPWGRHWILGTTDTDWNLDKAHPAATAADIDYILDHVNKVLATKLTRADVEGVYAGLRPLLAAAGEGKSTANLSREHYVSHTVPGLVLVAGGKWTTYRVMAKDAIDEAVSAIDGKVPASCTEQIPLLGATGYRAAWNKRAKIARAFGLHKARVEHLLNRYGVLTDELLDMIRQDPSLAEPLPGADDYLGAEVRYACTHEGALHLDDVLARRTRISIESWDRGVAAAPVAARIMADALGWDDERVEKEINTYNKRVAAELASQELPDDESADRARTEAPEIVPLSALPTADTVRTRPEPAA; from the coding sequence ATGTCGGAGACCACCAACAGCGTGAGCCGCTCGAGGAAGCTCGGCCCGGAGGAGCGCGCGGCCGCGCTGCGCTCGATGCGCGAGCGCGAGGTCGATGTCCTCGTGATCGGCGGCGGCATCGTCGGCACCGGCGCGGCGCTCGACGCCGTCACCCGCGGCCTGCGCGTCGGCCTCATCGAGGCGCGCGACTTCGCGTCGGGCACGTCGAGCCGGTCGTCGAAGCTGATCCACGGCGGCATCCGCTACCTGGAGCAGATGAACTTCGGGCTCGTGCGCGAGGCGCTCATCGAGCGCGGCCTGCTGCTGCAGCGCATCGCCCCGCACCTCGCCAAGCCGGTGCGGTTCCTCTACCCGCTCGACAAGCCGCTGGTCGAGCGCGCCTACATCGGCGCCGGCATGGCGCTCTACGACCTCTTCAGCTACACGGGCTTCATGAAGCCGGGCGTGCCGATCCACCGGCACCTGACGAAGAAGCAGGTGCTGAAGCAGATCCCGTCGCTCGACCCCGACGCGTTCGTCGGCGGCCTCACCTACTACGACGCGCAGGTCGACGACGCCCGCTACGTGGCGGAGCTCGCCCGCACCGCGTCGTTCTACGGCGCCCACGTCGCCAGCCGTGTGCGCGCGGAGGGCTTCCTGAAGGTCGGCGAGCGGGTGGTGGGCGTGCAGGCGCACGACTACGAGACCGGCGAGCAGTTCGAGATCCGGGCGAAGCAGGTCGTGAACGCCACCGGTGTCTGGACGGGCGAGACGCAGGCGATGGTCGGCGAGCGCGGCGAGTTCAAGGTGCGCGCGTCGAAGGGCGTGCACCTGGTGGTGCCGCGCGACCGCTTCCACTCCGAGATGGGCATGATCCTGCGCACCGAGAAGAGCGTGCTCTTCGTCATCCCGTGGGGCCGCCACTGGATCCTCGGCACGACCGACACCGACTGGAACCTCGACAAGGCCCACCCGGCCGCGACCGCCGCCGACATCGACTACATCCTCGACCACGTCAACAAGGTGCTCGCGACGAAGCTCACGCGCGCCGACGTCGAGGGCGTCTACGCGGGCCTGCGGCCGCTGCTGGCCGCGGCCGGCGAGGGCAAGTCGACCGCCAACCTGTCGCGCGAGCACTACGTCTCGCACACCGTGCCGGGACTCGTGCTCGTCGCCGGCGGCAAGTGGACCACCTACCGGGTGATGGCGAAGGACGCGATCGACGAGGCCGTCAGCGCCATCGACGGCAAGGTGCCCGCCTCCTGCACCGAGCAGATCCCGCTGCTGGGCGCCACCGGCTACCGCGCCGCCTGGAACAAGCGGGCGAAGATCGCGCGCGCCTTCGGCCTGCACAAGGCCCGGGTCGAGCACCTGCTGAACCGCTACGGCGTGCTCACCGACGAGCTGCTCGACATGATCCGGCAGGATCCGTCGCTCGCCGAGCCGCTGCCGGGCGCCGACGACTACCTGGGCGCCGAGGTGCGCTACGCCTGCACCCACGAGGGCGCCCTGCACCTCGACGACGTGCTCGCCCGCCGCACCCGCATCTCGATCGAGTCGTGGGATCGCGGCGTGGCGGCGGCTCCCGTCGCCGCCCGGATCATGGCGGATGCGCTGGGCTGGGACGACGAGCGCGTCGAGAAGGAGATCAACACCTACAACAAGCGCGTCGCCGCCGAGCTCGCGAGCCAGGAGCTGCCCGACGACGAATCGGCCGACCGGGCACGCACGGAGGCACCGGAGATCGTGCCGCTGAGCGCCCTGCCGACGGCTGACACCGTGCGCACGCGACCGGAGCCGGCCGCATAG